TGGTGAAGAAATGAAATGCTTGGTCAGAGTAGGCGATTGAATCAATTCTGTGATCTCATCAAGTTACTGAAACTCTGAATAGCAAGTTAGGACTGCCCTTTGTCTTTTCATGAAGCTTCTACATGAAATTGTTATATATGCTTtctgattgttgttgttgttgtgaatgAACCTCATAGTTGACCAACGCTTCTACCTGAAAATCTGAGTATGCTGCTGCTGTTACTAATTTTTACCAAGCTCTATTAGTGTTGCGAGCTACTTTTGTGAAATTGGACAAGGATTGAGATCATATCAGCCTGTTGCATGCTATCAATTTTTTTCTTTTAAATTAACTGAGTTGCCATATGATTTTGTTTCCTCTCATGATGTATGGAGCTAAGTTGATGTATGGAGCTGTCATGTTGATTTCTGAAACAGTGTGCAGGCGTATATACTGTTCCattaaaaaaaaatatatgacttatattaatttatattgatggttttaaaataaatattgtacTCATGTTCATCTAATTTATTTTTGATCCATTTCTATTAAATAGCAACACAATGGTATACAAAATAATGTTCACGGTTGATCTAGCTACATGCAAAGCATTAAACAGCTTGCAGACAGTGCAACAGACTCTCCATTGTACGACCTATCTTTTTTTGCTGTCTGTTTGCTAGATTCAAGAGTGTTGCAGACGACCCCCGTCTGTGAGTTGTACATGCCCTTAGATTCTGGACGGATTGCCAATAATACCGGTCCCTGCCAGGAAAGATAGCTAGATCTAATAATATCAGACGAAGATTAAGTACTATGCTGGTGCTAAATAATGGTGCTTTCCCTTAATTTCTGGCACATATGGACAGAAAAGCATGGCAGGCAGGGGTTTgattagattgcaagtttttttactctctctcatcacatcaaatctttaggcacatacatagaatattaaatatagataaaaaaataattaattatatagtttgattgtaaattatgagacgaatcttttgagcctagttaagctatgattgaacaataattgtcaaatacaaacgaaagcgcTACAGTAtcgaatactgattcctaaccccagtCTAAACAAGGCTTAGCTCTGACGCAAAGGCCTAGTACGATCATGTTTGGCTCCGTAAACGTGTCGGAGGTAGAGTGGTTTTTGGGCCTACGGGGGTGCCTCAAGATTGGTGagtggtggtgctggtgcagcAGAGGTGAGCAGCTTCTAGATCGGTGCCAAAAGTTGCCAGGAAGAGGTGCCAGTCGTGTAGAACCATATAATAAGATTTGTGTCGTCCCGTTGGCAGCTTGGACTGATCGACCAATCCTCCCGGGAGAGCAGGTACGACGCTAGCGTCAAACCCCCAACTGCGCACGGGCCACCGTGATGGAATTGAAAACGTGGCGGAACCATTCTTTATTCGCACGCCGTGATGCGATTCTGATGTGCCTTGGGCGCcattaaggctggacgaaaaccTTCAAGCTCATTAGCTCGTTTGGCTCGGCTCGTTAGATATGGCTTGGGTGCACGAAAAACTtgaagctcgttagctcgttcGACTCGACTTATTATGATAACGAGCTGAATCGAGTCAAGATTTCAGTTccttagctataacgagccaactcgagccagctcgcgagctgctCGCGAGTTAAACGAGCAAGctttcagaaaaaaaaagtatcaaaatttatattagtttttgtattacttcatgtctcgcactttacaattgactgataactggtctagaccctataaattgattgATAACTGGTCTAGATATAtttttttgtattattattattctcaaactttagataaatgcaattattatattttatgtattttttatacctggctcgtgagcttaacgagccagctcgagcttttaacgagccgagccaagctGGCTTTctagctcgttaggataacgagccgagccgaactAGTTCGTTAActtaacgagccagaacaagCCGAGGGCTCGTTATCTACacgggtgtgtttagttcgcgaaatgaaaaattttggatgtcacatcagatgtttTGGGATATCGAAAGGGgttttcagatactaataaaaaaactaattacatagctcgcctggaaactgcgagaccaatttattaagcctaattaattcatcattaacgCATGTTGGTACTGTAGCGCTTATGTCTAttcatggcctaattaggcttaaaacactcgtctcgcgattttcaactaaactgtgtaattagtttttttttgtctatatttagtactttaTACATGTATCGTAAGATTTAATATGACACTTTGGGATAAAAATTTTTGAACTTAACAGGGCCGGTGCCATCAGGCATCGGTTTGCAGCTCGACTTCTTGCAGTCAACTGCATCTGCATCGATTGATGGCAGTCTTCGTGCCTATCCTGAACGGCCTCTCTGCAGATGTAACCGCTGCTTCAGGCGTAGCGTGTCTCTGGCATCAGTACTTTAATTGTTACTCCTGCCGGTATAGTACTTTTTGCTGAAGGTGCACGGAGTAGGCGCACTCCGTGTCTACCATCGTTTCTCAGCGCGTGTCAAACTTGACGACCGGTGGCGGAGCCACCCCcaatatttcaaaaaaaaaaatagtagtatgatttaatattttttatttatattaagaggaAAATTATATATAATTTTTGTCATATATAtctattaatatcttctagataatataatcatacaaaacatAACTAGATAATAAAATCATCGCAATGAAAAAGATTGAGTCGGTACTCAAGATTTACAAAGTCACCCTAGACGTCTTGCTGTTAACGGACATgtcacataccactgaaaaaaTAGCGCCTTGGATCCTAGGATACATATAAGAAATTGTGAGCACCCGTTCAAGTCAATGAATTAATTCCGACAGTCATCACAATGAACCTAATGAGTTGAATTGCACTTAGTTTTTACATGTTGGCTCTTTTGACCGGTCCCCTAAGTATAATTCCTGGCTCTGTCACTGTTGACAACCGTGATGCACAGTGGACAAAACACATGGAGGAGCCAAGCCAACATGTTTGATGTTGGATGCGTGCGAGGTGTTCAGTGTTCAGCGCTAGCACAAGATCCTGGATGCAACAGCAACAGCGACTGGGGCGATCGATTCAGTTCACAACAAGTGCAGTGAGACAAGCCACCGCGCAGCACGGTGGTCCGTCGACGACCACGATGGCGACCGGCGCCGAGAGCGACCAGTGGTGCCGGCCGGGTCTAACGCTCGGCGCGCGACTGACCCCGCCGTCGAGTCAGCCCCCACAACCGCGTGCCCGACTCGAGCCGGTCTTCCATTAGCATAGCAGGCAGCAGACCTCCACACTCGCTAATTgttcaatgacatgtgggccagcCGCGCGCAGAGTAATGGCGCCACCCACCCGCCATGGAACAGGACAGGGACCAAGAGCAGGTAGGTGGCGCCAACGACTtgactcgtcgtcgccgtcgtatCTGTGCTTCCGCGAATGAGATGCGGTAGTGGACTACTACCCTCGTCTCCGTTCTCTCTCGATCCTCCAGATTAAACGTCTTTAATTATTCCCTCGTTTCGCGTGTTAACCCAGATAAATTCCCACCTGCTCTGCTCCTCTGCAGACGCCGCGCAAGCGCAACCAACTGATTGCTCCTTCCAAGTGAGTGCTTCTCCTAAAACCTGAAAGTAaatggaggtggaggcggcggcgcctACGGTGGCGGGGATGGATTTCTTGGCTTCTCCGAGGTTCGACCCGGATAAGCTGGAGTCTCCCCCGCCGGTGGAGGGAAGCGGCGGCGAGAATGGCGCCGCCACCAAGCTGCAGAAGGTCTACCGCAGCTACCGGACCCGCCGGAAGCTCGCCGActccgccgtcgtcgtcgaggaGCTCTGGTATTCTTCTTTTTCTCAGATCCTTCCCTTGGCTCTACGATTTCTTGCCGTTTAATTTGGTGTAGGAGAGCGGTCCCTTTCTCGAAAAACCCTCCCTTGTTAGTACAATTTCCCCCCTATTGTTCTTGATGTACTGTTCCATGAAAAGGTGCCTCCTTTCTTGGAGATTTTGGTGTCCCAATAAAATGCCTAATTTGGTTCTTGTTGATGGTAACGGGTGTCCAAATCAATTCTAACTGAGGCTTGGTTTGGGGGGAAGTTTTAACTGAAactaaagagttttttttttttttcggaTCAATAAATGAAGGTGGCAAGCGCTGGACTTCGCGCGCCTCAGCCACAGCACCGTCTCCTTCTTCGACGAACCCAAGCTGGAGACCGCCGCCTCGCGCTGGAACCGCGTCAGTCTCAATGCATCCAAGGTGCCCCAATTACTGCCTGAGATAGAAAACAGAAAAGTCCCTCATGTCCTCTTTCTTCTTCACCAGAAAACCTTTTTTCCCCCCTTTGTTGCTCATGTTGCTTGCTTGCAACAGGTGGGTCAGGGTTTATCCAGAGACGGCAAGGCTCTCAAGCTGGCTTTCCAGCACTGGATCGAGGCTGTGAGTACAATTGGTGATGTGCTTTCATGTGTGTGAAAACTGAAAAGAGGCTAGGCTACTTTCTGTATCATTTGACCTAAGAGTTTTAGTCATGTGTGAACATTGATCATAAAAAGGCCCACCATTGACGTCATACAAGTCATGCCCATCTCCTCATAGAGTGATAGAGACTATTGTTTCCAACACTCTGATGCAATGCCTTATAGCAATATTTATCTCTTGTATAGATCGACCCGCGGCATAGATATGGGCACAATCTGCACTTCTACTACGATGTCTGGTGTCAAAGCCAGGCCGGCCAGCCCTTCTTCTACTGGTAAGAACTTTGCTGCAATTTGCATAGTTACATTTGCAGATTATCTTGTTCGAACAAAGTGTAGGGCAATCTGCATAGCACGTGGGAGAGAGATGAACATATTTGAGTGCGTGCTCATACCAGATATTTTAGTTGTGGCCTGTGGGTTGAATCTCTGTTAATACCAGAAATCCCAGTTATTAGTTTTATTGCGTGACAGTTTAAGTGAGTGTTTGTTATATATAGGCTTGATGTTGGAGAGGGAAAGGATCTAGACCTTCCAGAATGTCCAAGAGCAAAGCTAAAGAAGCAATGCATTAAGTATCTTGGTCCGGTAAGAAATGTTCTGCAATGGCTGCCTATCTTTATCTAGAACTTGTGCCATATATCCTTCCCTCGAAGCATATGTGAAGAGCTGTATCTGTATGATTGCTTGGCTACCTTCACCCACAGAATTCGTGTTGGCCTCGTGAAACTTTTTGCGATTcatctttttttaagaaaattatATGTTACTATCTTTGTACTACAACATCATTTTCCCTCAAGTTTGACTAGTAATAAATATTTTCTCAAATCGAAACACATATTGAACATTACTGCTATTACTATCAGTCAGTTTGCTGCATATATGAACTGCATTTGATGTGGCCTCAGGCCTGAATTATCATTCCAAACATTAATAGAGACCAGCATATTCCTGCTTCTATCCATACTATTATTCACTTAAACCATGAATCATGACCATTAACAGAAGTACCATTGATTTTAAAATACTATACATGTTCAAGAACAGCAAAAGGAATTTCTTTTAACAAACTCATCATTTTCTTGCTGCGAAACCTCCCACATGGCTCCGAGCTCTAACAATTACCCAATGTCTTGCAGCAAGAGCGTGAGAACTATGAATACATAATTAATGAGGGAAAGATTATCCATAAACAGTCTGGACAACCACTTGATACAAGCCAGGATCCTAAAGGGACTAAATGGATTTTTGTTATGAGCACAGCAAAAAGACTCTATGCTGGGAAGGTAACTTTTCTACTCTTACAAGGtctttgcacttgcatttctgCTGAACAATAATATATCTTATGTCTTATTTTGTTACATTATGTTTAGCACCACTAAATCTTTTTCTATCCATCCAGAAAGAGAGAGGTGTATTCCAGCATTCCAGCTTTTTAGCAGGAGGCACTACCATAGCTGCTGGAAGATTTACAGCAGAAAATGGAATTATCAAGGTATCTTTGAGCAACCATATCCTATTAAATGTTAGGATGTGATCAcagtattttattttatttaaattcCTGCATGTGCTATCGCCTATCCTTCAATTCAGCACCTCTGACCAAAAAGTTCTATCGGTGTCCTGGAGTTGATGAATTATTCAATGTGCATGGTCCGTCCAATCATTATTTTCTGTTCCATATGCTACCATTAATAAACATTAATAAAATATTTTTTGGAGGACATATACAAAATATAAACAGGTATATATTCATTAAATATTTTCCCGCAACTTTTGGAGGTAATGTAGTGGAACTGTAGATTCTGAATCTATATCTGTCTAGTACACATGTAAATATAATATCTACTTATCTTGATCCAGCAACTGCAAGTTAATGGGCTCTTTCGTCATTTTATTATTTCGCTTATCTTTCAAGAGCATGTTATGACTGTATTTCATCGTTCTATCATCTGGATAATGTATATACTTTGGTTACGTCTTGTTCATGTACTTTCTGTGCATTCTGCTAATTTGTTCTCTTCTTTTCTGATGAAGTCCATCTGGGCCTATAGTGGTCACTACAAACCAAGCGCAGAGAACCTCAGGAATTTCATGAACTTCCTTGACGAGAATGGAGTTGATCTCAAAGAAGCTGAGGTAAGTCGTTTAACTATTCACAAGCTAAAATATGCTTGTCTCACCAAATTGCAGATTTTTTTTATGATTGCATATGAATTCATTTCGTGTGCTTGCTTTTGGCCATTCAGGTGCGCTCATCCACCAGAGAAGACTACAATGAAGATCCAGTGCGTGATGGTTCACAGAACCTTACTGCTGAATCCATGGGATCAGTTCCTCCAGAAGTGATCTCCATTCCAAGCATGACCGAATGCGATGAAGGCGAGAATGCTACTGCAGAACAAGCCAAGCCAACCTACCGAAGAACCTTGTCAGGTGGTCTTCAAAGCCCCAGAGCCACTGGTGTCCCGCAGAAGGCAATTCTTGAGAGGATGAAATCAAAGGGCGAGTCCAAGTCCTATCAGCTTGGCCACAGGCTGTCCCTCAAATGGAGCACTGGGGCTGGTCCAAGAATTGGATGTGTCAAGGACTACCCAATGGAGCTCAGAATGCAGGCTCTGGAAATGGTGGACCTATCGCCAAGGGCATCAACTCCCTCAGCTTTAAGGAGACTACCTTCATATTTGTCACCCACTGAGGCCACCTCACCGACATCCCTGCTCGCGCCAATGCAGGCCTCCCTGCCCCAGCCAAGTTAGAAGCTTAGAGGAGCTTACGTCACGCAACTAGCATGAAGCCCCAAGCGGTTCAGCTGTCTGATTACTGTAATCCAGCCTTGTCATTTTCTACACTGCAAAGCTCAGATACTTGGTTTGTTCTTGCTGCTGCTCCCCTGTTCTGTGGTTACAGTCAGATGTAGGCATGATTTGCTAAATCTCAATACAGATCAAACTGTGACCTGCACTTGTCGATGGAAGGTGTGGGAGCAGGGCATGGCCCTGAGCCTGTCCTCTGCCACGAAATCCTGCAGGCACACGGCGCACTCCGCCGGCATCCTGATCCCCGCGTCCTGCAGGCCCAGGATGGCGTCGCTGGAGGCGGCGACTCGAGCACCATTGACGATGCGGTTGGATTCAGGAGAATCAGGACGGGAGGTCAGGTAGGGGAGCATCAGGTGGGAGAGCCTCTCCTCCTCCACGTCGTCTGATTCCGGCTCGAAGCTAGTCTCCTCGACCATGTACGTCCGCCCATCGTCGACCACCGGGTGGTGGGTAACCACCCGGCGGTAGCCTTGCCATGGCCCGTCGGAAGTAGCAGCTGGTGGTGCTTCTGCGGCTTCCATCTGCTGCAATAGCAGGTACACCAACACAACCCAAACGCATGCTGCGTTCGTTGCTCGAAGTTTGGGTGTTGGACCAGATGGCCAGCCCACAATGCTCCAAGCCCACATTGCCCCCACACGCTGCTGGGCCCCCAATCTCTCTTTTCACTGTAGCTCTTGGATGGCCCATCACCAATCTCTCGAGGGGGAATACAAAAGCCAGAGCCTGGACCTCACTCAGATCTGCAACCAAACATGCAAATACGTCCAACCAATTTATTGCAAACTAGCAGTGGGTAGCAGTCAGTAGGCCCAGTACCAGCCCAACACCCTGACATATGGCCACAAACGCAGATTCTCTGCAGCGTGGGCCTggtacacaaaaaaaaaaaaaaaaaaatccaatgtGGTGattgtttcggctgaaacgatcgtggattataatccaaaagtactgttggctggtttggtgtgagagaaaaatattgttgcaGCTATAAGCCGAAACCAACAGGCTTATACGTATCTATATATGTATCTTTATTTACGAGAATTGAATGTTATGGCTGGGAACACCTGTCTTGCTTTGACATCAGTCTAGCTATAGCAGACCACTGATCATGCATGTCTATCTCTAGCGGAAGCAGTGAACTGCAGAGGGGGAAAAAATCCAATGGGGTGGTTCAGTTTGCAAAATCTTTGTAGATATTTGGCATGAATCAAATGCAAGTCTACAAAGATATGCTCCTATTAGCACTACTATGTAAACCTATGTTTTTTTAATATATGAGTTAATTTCTTCCATAAAACATATCTTTTCATTATAATATGACAAGCAACACTTAtacagtctgttcgcttgttggtttcagccagcccaaaccagccagccaacagtatttttccctcacaataaaccagtaccagccagtccaaaccagcctagaaaccaaccagcgaacaggccgataatAGCAAGCAGCAGTGACGCGTATGTGTTGTGTTCGTTTCACTGATCGAGGAGATCTTCTGTGCCTGGGCTCGTCGGCGAAAGCCAGCCAAGTCCACAGTCACAGTTGAGCGCACAATAAACTGGGCCTGCGACAGTGACGCACAAAAGGTCACAAATCCTTTCCTGCCTTGCACCGGCTGTCACTGGAAAAACCAAAATAGTCCTCGCGGACGAGCTGATCAAAACTGACGTTGCATGCATGTACTGGCATGAACCTGGACTCCTGGACACAACCACCATGGTGTCAGTAGTGCCATGGCTTGGCCGTTCCGGTCCACTTTTCTTTGTGTGAGGTGAAGGATAAATAGAGTATGAGATGTTTAGCCGAAGAATAAAACTAATCTTGAGATAATTTAATAAACAACCTTACAATGGATTGTCTTTTTAAGTTGTCACGTAGTAATTCTATTTCCTTAATTTGTACACATAAAAATAGAAATACTATAAGTTGCATAGTAACCACAACTTGTACATTGGAGGAGTCGTCGTCTCGTACTCCTAAAATTACGCTTATGAGGTGGTTATTTCGCAAAACAACAGCCTCATTCTCTCTCCTTGCCCTCTCTCCTCCACATCAGCAAAAAATCCCACGTGGCACTACATGAGACGACTTATGAAACTGCTGAGTTTGTAGCAATGTACTTGCTCTAACAGACTAACCAAAAAAGAGAACAAATTTTATGAGTAGGAGAAGAATTACTGACATTAACAAACTAACAGAAAAAAAGGCTAGCAAATTTTAGAAGTTGTTGAAAAAGAATTACTGTTGCTAGCAAAAGACATTAACAGACTAacataaaaaaaaagaataatgttTTTAGGCAGCGGCTTATAGCCCTGaaactattttgttgtgagagaaaaatactttgAAGAGAAAAGGTAAATTCCAAAACGCATTAAGGGGTGAGAAGTTAATGCGCCCAACTAACCACCCACCTTTGACTCGCTAACTGATACACAAGGCATGCAGACCGTGCACCCGCGGGCTGCAACGGATGGTGTGAGGTCTGCATGGCTGGACAGGGGCTGTGGCTTTATGGGTTGCACCGCTCGCGCAGTCTACCACATCACCACACCATTGCGTCTCTCTAGTGACGCCAACGTGTCTCTAGTGACACAAGAGGACGATGATAGTTAGAGATGCATGGACCTTAGCTAATTACTAAGACCTATGTCATTGATCGAGTATCCATTCTCCAATTTTTTTACATCCAAGCCCCTCTTTACAAGATTATTTTCAATCAAGTTCTTTGGTTAACCGTTCAATGAATATGGTTGGGAAAAGAACTTGATTGACGGAAGAAGTCTGGGTAACGACGCTTGGAAAATATGGCATGGTATAAATGTTTGCATATCTTTTTCAAAATATTTCCATGCACCATGATAAAATACTCGTCTacttctctttctgatctattcTCCTTGGACTCGAGTTGTATAGTttgtgaaactttttgtgtatttATTTGCAATATGAATTGGCAAATCCCCACGTCGTTGACCAGGCTTGTCATGTATGAGAGAAAATAATTCTTCGAAATGATTAAGCGTAACAACTATGTCACTCATACTTATGCCTttgcagcggcggatccaggaaaaatTTTAGGGGGGCAGAACAACACATACAtccgactgctgctcgatcttaggtctcagccccacctacactatagaactttgcctaaaaattcatggggctCTAGGGGATTCCACTGCTCTAGTATGGGTAGGGGGGCTCGAGCCtcccctggatccgcccctgtgCCTTTGACCGGTTGTTGTCGTATGCCAACTATAATGGGGCATGTAACGTTGTTTCACCAATTTTAGCAACTTTGCTAAACATATATCTTGTATATCTACAATGCACTGCTCTGCCCATGCAAAATCATTGTGTGGACATCACGTGCTCTCATTAAATAGGATTAGTAACATAGTGAGTTGAATACGTAAATGCATCGAGCCGATCAAAGTTGACTAGGTTACATTTTTGTTACATGTGTCTCATGAAACACGTTGCAACATAGTAGAATCAATATGTCGCATTTTTTTCATGCAAGATGTAAGGTTTTGAATGGAAACATGTAACAACATTGCATGATTCCTTACGTTAGACAGAAATGGCTATAACTTGTGCTCGCTTTGCGTAATGGTATTGACACAATTTTCTTGTTTAGCTTAAAACAAACCCACCATTCATAGCTTAGCTTGTGTGTTAGAATTTTAGCAGGCAACAACTCGAATGCTTcagttttttcttctcttttttcttcaGAGTGAAAATGATAGTCGTTGCAGTTATTCGATCGAACCATTTGAATAAATATTGCTATATGCTTAACGGAATATTCCCTGTGAAGCAGTTGTTATCAGAGCCAAAAAAAAATTACTAGCCGGTTGGAAGACACATAGGGACTTGTATAGAAAATTAGAATTCTGATAAAGAAAACATAGGAAAACTGACATTGGGAAGCCTAGGACTTCATGTACTTCCTGACTGTGGTAGTCACAAAGGCTATTTAAATCCTCCTTGGGCTAGCCTTTTGCAGAACACCATTTCTCAATCTTGTGAAGTCAGGCTCCTTTGGCAGGACTCCTCCGCGTGCGGTTGGCTCCGCCATGCAAGCctaaaacggctccggctcctcccaaACGTGCCCAGAAGCGGCTCCACGCTCCGTGCCGTTTGgtgcggctccggctcctccgtgCTCCCGCAAGCgtgcggagccggagccggagcccgaGCCCTCCAAAGGAGCCCGAAGAAAGGCAAAGGCTCCAGCTTCCATCCAGGGCCAAAGGCGACCTCAGGGAAAACAAAAAGGGTAAGCAGAGACTCCTCCATGTGCTTAGCTTTGTTGGTAGACAGAAATAGAGAGGGAGTCTCTTCTCTAGTCTTCCTCCTGCCTCCATCTTTTTCTCTGGACCACACAGCAGGCTCTTAATAGCCTTGCTTGCTCAtggttttctttttctccaaACGCAAACTCTAACAAGGGTCTGATTCCTCTCTAGATTTTATTCTTTGTGTGAGAGTGTGAAGCCACAGTATTTTACTGCAGCCATTTATAAGTCCTCTCGCGAGAAggcatcctctctct
This DNA window, taken from Miscanthus floridulus cultivar M001 chromosome 13, ASM1932011v1, whole genome shotgun sequence, encodes the following:
- the LOC136500686 gene encoding IQ domain-containing protein IQM3-like: MEVEAAAPTVAGMDFLASPRFDPDKLESPPPVEGSGGENGAATKLQKVYRSYRTRRKLADSAVVVEELWWQALDFARLSHSTVSFFDEPKLETAASRWNRVSLNASKVGQGLSRDGKALKLAFQHWIEAIDPRHRYGHNLHFYYDVWCQSQAGQPFFYWLDVGEGKDLDLPECPRAKLKKQCIKYLGPQERENYEYIINEGKIIHKQSGQPLDTSQDPKGTKWIFVMSTAKRLYAGKKERGVFQHSSFLAGGTTIAAGRFTAENGIIKSIWAYSGHYKPSAENLRNFMNFLDENGVDLKEAEVRSSTREDYNEDPVRDGSQNLTAESMGSVPPEVISIPSMTECDEGENATAEQAKPTYRRTLSGGLQSPRATGVPQKAILERMKSKGESKSYQLGHRLSLKWSTGAGPRIGCVKDYPMELRMQALEMVDLSPRASTPSALRRLPSYLSPTEATSPTSLLAPMQASLPQPS